A window from Lolium rigidum isolate FL_2022 unplaced genomic scaffold, APGP_CSIRO_Lrig_0.1 contig_42541_1, whole genome shotgun sequence encodes these proteins:
- the LOC124681437 gene encoding uncharacterized protein LOC124681437: MSDNTQVSVRRVFGDLTNVLGKRPAPSDLEKNPGGAKISRVEKAVDPRREPETAKASGGASGNIVEVPVDGVGKGDLARASIFRGAKVQHMAAQAAGLLSKADGGARNRSAPLDFSSVNDREESSLESEGGCEEEDDDDTDSELLPYASEISKIGTNDRANEGECLTQEEMAVSSGNQNPRSSSRVTARDDIPCANAQHPPMGAGGLDEPCATKSCTCSFCLKAAFMWTDLHYQDARSRLGALKKSIKFARSLEAKRQGNEFPFNAGGYSKRAAEMGFILSQQQRSLFLHTENALVRESAQLHSAVVKLKDLRDNCKTDLKI; this comes from the exons ATGTCTGACAACACACAGGTCAGTGTGCGGCGGGTGTTCGGGGACCTGACAAACGTCCTCGGCAAGCGGCCAGCGCCATCTGACCTGGAGAAGAACCCAGGCGGAGCCAAGATCAGCCGGGTCGAGAAGGCCGTCGACCCTAGGAGAGAGCCTGAAACTGCAAAGGCCAGCGGCGGGGCGTCAGGGAACATCGTCGAAGTACCGGTGGATGGCGTCGGCAAAGGGGATCTCGCGAGGGCTTCGATCTTCCGCGGGGCTAAGGTCCAGCACATGGCTGCGCAGGCAGCTGGGCTGCTGTCCAAGGCGGATGGTGGCGCGAGGAATCGTTCTGCGCCCTTGGATTTCTCCAGTGTCAATGACAGGGAGGAGTCCTCGCTGGAGTCAGAGGGTGGCTGCGAAGAGGAAGATGACGATGACACCGATAGCGAGTTGCTGCCGTATGCCAGCGAGATCAGTAAAATTGGAACTAATGATAGGGCGAACGAGGGTGAGTGTCTCACTCAAGAGGAGATGGCTGTATCATCGGGAAATCAGAACCCACGGTCTTCATCTCGTGTTACAGCTCGTGATGACATTCCATGTGCTAATGCCCAGCATCCTCCAATGGGGGCTGGCGGCTTGGATGAACCGTGTGCCACAAAGTCGTGCACATGCTCTTTCTGCCTTAAGG CTGCTTTTATGTGGACTGATCTCCATTATCAGGATGCAAGAAGTCGGCTTGGTG CATTGAAGAAGAGCATAAAGTTTGCAAGGTCGCTAGAGGCAAAAAGGCAAGGAAATGAATTTCCTTTCAATGCAGGCGGATACTCAAAAAGAGCTGCAGAGATGGGATTCATACTATCTCAGCAACAGAGATCACTCTTTCTTCATACAGAAAATGCCCTTGTCCGTGAGTCTGCACAGCTT